The Streptomyces sp. NBC_00670 genome window below encodes:
- the secD gene encoding protein translocase subunit SecD, whose amino-acid sequence MAAPKKGRSASAQSKPWRALALILIAIVALTGGMFASGHTTPRLGIDLAGGTSITLKAKADQGSAINKANMDTAVEIMNRRVNGLGVSEAEVQTQGNDNIIVNIPKGTNSKEAREQVGTTAKLYFRPVLATEASGAAANASPSTSASKSADASPSSSSSAKADSSKSDDSSEKATSSTPSSSATSQGRAVTGALKEDATPSSSASPKASSSTGSSDDTSKLQAQYAALDCSKASDRASAGDKAKPGDSTVGCGQNQGAWFKYLLGPAAVDGTEVKKAQAVYDTQGASGWQVQMTFTGSGSKKFADITGELAQKQSPQNEFGIVLDGEVVSSPYVQQSITGGNAEISGSFTQEEAQSLANMLSYGALPLSFEEQSVTTVTAALGGEQLHAGLIAGAIGLALVIIYLVAYYRGLSLIAIASLLVSATLTYVIMSLLGPTIGFALNLPAVCGAIVAIGITADSFIVFFERIRDEIREGRTLRPAVERAWPRARRTILVSDFVSFLAAAVLFVVTVGKVQGFAFTLGLTTLLDVVVVFLFTKPLMTILARRRFFHDGHSWSGLDPKRLGAKPPLRRSRRPSGPAAGPVDPKEA is encoded by the coding sequence GTGGCAGCACCGAAAAAGGGCCGGAGCGCGAGTGCCCAGAGCAAGCCGTGGCGCGCCCTGGCCCTGATCCTGATCGCCATCGTGGCGCTCACCGGGGGAATGTTCGCCTCGGGACACACCACCCCGCGTCTCGGCATCGACCTCGCCGGCGGCACCAGCATCACGCTGAAGGCGAAGGCCGACCAAGGGTCCGCGATCAACAAGGCCAACATGGACACCGCGGTCGAGATCATGAACCGCCGTGTCAACGGTCTCGGCGTCTCCGAGGCGGAGGTGCAGACCCAGGGGAACGACAACATCATCGTCAACATCCCCAAGGGCACCAACTCCAAGGAGGCCCGCGAGCAGGTCGGCACCACCGCGAAGCTGTACTTCCGCCCGGTCCTCGCCACCGAGGCGAGCGGCGCCGCCGCCAATGCCTCGCCGAGCACCTCGGCGAGCAAGTCCGCCGACGCCTCGCCGAGCAGCTCCTCCTCGGCCAAGGCGGACTCCTCGAAGTCGGACGACTCCAGCGAGAAGGCCACGTCGTCGACCCCGTCGTCCTCCGCCACCTCGCAGGGCCGCGCGGTCACCGGCGCGCTCAAGGAGGACGCCACCCCGTCCTCGTCCGCGAGCCCCAAGGCGTCCTCCAGCACCGGCTCCTCCGACGACACCAGCAAGCTGCAGGCGCAGTACGCGGCGCTCGACTGCTCCAAGGCGTCCGACCGCGCCTCCGCCGGTGACAAGGCCAAGCCCGGCGACTCCACCGTCGGCTGCGGCCAGAACCAGGGCGCCTGGTTCAAGTACCTGCTCGGCCCGGCGGCCGTCGACGGCACCGAGGTCAAGAAGGCCCAGGCCGTCTACGACACCCAGGGCGCGTCCGGCTGGCAGGTCCAGATGACCTTCACCGGCAGCGGCTCCAAGAAGTTCGCCGACATCACCGGTGAGCTCGCGCAGAAGCAGTCGCCGCAGAACGAGTTCGGCATCGTGCTCGACGGCGAGGTCGTCTCCAGCCCGTACGTGCAGCAGTCCATCACCGGCGGCAACGCCGAGATCTCCGGCAGCTTCACGCAGGAGGAGGCCCAGAGCCTCGCCAACATGCTGTCCTACGGCGCCCTGCCGCTCTCCTTCGAGGAGCAGAGCGTCACCACCGTCACCGCCGCGCTCGGCGGCGAGCAGCTGCACGCCGGCCTCATCGCCGGTGCCATCGGCCTGGCGCTCGTCATCATCTACCTGGTGGCGTACTACCGGGGCCTGTCGCTCATCGCCATCGCCTCGCTGCTGGTCTCCGCGACCCTCACCTACGTGATCATGTCGCTGCTCGGCCCGACCATCGGCTTCGCGCTCAACCTCCCGGCGGTCTGCGGCGCCATCGTCGCCATCGGCATCACTGCGGACTCGTTCATCGTGTTCTTCGAACGCATCCGGGACGAGATCCGCGAGGGCCGCACGCTGCGCCCCGCCGTCGAGCGGGCCTGGCCGCGCGCCCGGCGCACCATCCTGGTCTCCGACTTCGTGTCGTTCCTCGCCGCCGCGGTGCTGTTCGTCGTCACCGTCGGCAAGGTCCAGGGCTTCGCCTTCACCCTCGGCCTGACCACCCTGCTCGACGTGGTCGTCGTCTTCCTCTTCACCAAGCCGCTGATGACGATCCTCGCCCGCCGCCGGTTCTTCCACGACGGCCACAGCTGGTCCGGCCTCGACCCCAAGCGCCTCGGCGCCAAGCCGCCCCTGCGGCGCTCCCGTCGTCCCTCCGGTCCTGCCGCGGGCCCCGTCGACCCGAAGGAGGCGTGA
- the yajC gene encoding preprotein translocase subunit YajC, with translation MNIVTLLPFIVLIGAMLLMTRSAKRKQQQAAQMRNDMQPGSGVRTIGGIYATVKEVNDETVLLDAGPGVELVFAKNAIGAVLSDDEYNRIVHGIEHDLKADGSIVPDDASSLTETDEPAADAVTDASDDQPVDLGKKDAEPVADAEDAPAAAGATKAEDAEPKKTDGEADAK, from the coding sequence GTGAATATCGTGACCCTCCTCCCGTTCATCGTGCTCATCGGGGCCATGCTCCTGATGACCCGCTCGGCCAAGCGCAAGCAGCAGCAGGCCGCGCAGATGCGGAACGACATGCAGCCCGGCTCCGGCGTCCGCACGATCGGGGGCATCTACGCGACGGTCAAGGAGGTCAACGACGAGACGGTCCTCCTGGACGCGGGCCCGGGCGTGGAGCTCGTCTTCGCGAAGAACGCGATCGGCGCCGTCCTCAGCGACGACGAGTACAACCGCATCGTGCACGGCATCGAGCACGACCTGAAGGCCGACGGCAGCATCGTGCCGGACGACGCCTCCTCCCTCACCGAGACCGACGAGCCCGCCGCCGACGCCGTGACCGACGCCTCCGACGACCAGCCCGTGGACCTCGGCAAGAAGGACGCCGAGCCCGTCGCGGACGCCGAGGACGCCCCGGCCGCGGCCGGCGCCACCAAGGCCGAGGACGCGGAGCCGAAGAAGACCGACGGCGAGGCCGACGCGAAGTAG
- the ruvA gene encoding Holliday junction branch migration protein RuvA: protein MIAFVSGTVAALAPDTAVVEVGGVGMAVQCTPNTLSTLRLGRPAKLATSLVVREDSLTLYGFADDDERQVFELLQTASGVGPRLAQAMLAVHSPDALRRAVSTGDEKALTAVPGIGKKGAQKLLLELKDRLGEPLGAPVVGAPAGQGWRDQLHAALIGLGYATREADEAVAAVTPQAEAAEGAPQVGQLLKAALQTLNRAR, encoded by the coding sequence ATGATCGCCTTCGTCAGCGGCACGGTCGCCGCCCTCGCCCCGGACACCGCGGTGGTCGAGGTGGGCGGCGTCGGCATGGCCGTCCAGTGCACCCCGAACACGCTGTCGACGCTCCGGCTCGGCCGCCCGGCCAAGCTCGCCACCTCCCTCGTCGTCCGCGAGGACTCACTGACCCTGTACGGCTTCGCCGACGACGACGAGCGCCAGGTGTTCGAGCTGCTCCAGACCGCCAGCGGCGTCGGCCCGCGGCTCGCCCAGGCGATGCTCGCCGTGCACTCCCCGGACGCCCTGCGCCGGGCCGTCTCCACCGGCGACGAGAAGGCGCTGACCGCCGTCCCCGGCATCGGCAAGAAGGGCGCGCAGAAGCTCCTCCTGGAGCTCAAGGACCGCCTCGGCGAGCCCCTCGGCGCCCCCGTGGTCGGCGCCCCCGCCGGCCAGGGCTGGCGCGACCAGCTGCACGCCGCTCTCATCGGCCTCGGCTACGCCACCCGGGAGGCCGACGAGGCGGTCGCCGCCGTCACCCCCCAGGCCGAGGCCGCCGAAGGCGCCCCCCAGGTGGGCCAGTTGCTCAAGGCCGCCCTGCAGACCCTCAACAGAGCCCGCTGA
- the ruvB gene encoding Holliday junction branch migration DNA helicase RuvB, whose protein sequence is MNWDDTTDAASPEERLVDSVADREDQAVEAALRPKDLGEFIGQEKVREQLDLVLRAARARGATADHVLLSGAPGLGKTTLSMIIAAEMGAPIRITSGPAIQHAGDLAAILSSLQEGEVLFLDEIHRMSRPAEEMLYMAMEDFRVDVVVGKGPGATAIPLELPPFTLVGATTRAGLLPPPLRDRFGFTAHMEFYEPTELERVVHRSATLLDVEIDTDGAAEIAGRSRGTPRIANRLLRRVRDYAQVKADGRITQDIAAAALKVYEVDARGLDRLDRAVLQALLKLFGGGPVGLSTLAVAVGEERETVEEVAEPFLVREGLLARTPRGRVATPAAWAHLGLTPPRSTAAGGGQQDLFGP, encoded by the coding sequence ATGAACTGGGACGACACCACCGACGCCGCCTCCCCCGAGGAACGGCTGGTGGACTCCGTCGCCGACCGCGAGGACCAGGCCGTCGAGGCCGCCCTGCGCCCCAAGGACCTGGGCGAGTTCATCGGCCAGGAGAAGGTCCGCGAACAGCTCGACCTCGTGCTGCGCGCCGCCCGCGCCCGTGGCGCCACCGCCGACCACGTGCTGCTGTCCGGCGCCCCAGGCCTCGGCAAGACCACCCTCTCCATGATCATCGCCGCCGAGATGGGCGCCCCGATCCGCATCACCTCCGGGCCCGCCATCCAGCACGCGGGCGACCTCGCCGCGATCCTCTCCTCCCTCCAGGAGGGCGAGGTCCTCTTCCTCGACGAGATCCACCGCATGTCCCGGCCCGCCGAGGAGATGCTCTACATGGCGATGGAGGACTTCCGGGTCGACGTCGTCGTCGGCAAGGGCCCCGGCGCCACCGCCATCCCGCTCGAACTGCCCCCGTTCACCCTGGTGGGCGCAACGACCCGGGCCGGACTGCTGCCGCCCCCGCTGCGCGACCGGTTCGGCTTCACCGCCCACATGGAGTTCTACGAACCCACCGAACTGGAGCGGGTCGTGCACCGCTCGGCCACCCTCCTCGACGTCGAGATCGACACGGACGGCGCCGCCGAGATCGCCGGCCGCTCCCGCGGCACCCCCCGCATCGCCAACCGTCTGCTGCGCCGCGTACGGGACTACGCCCAGGTCAAGGCCGACGGCCGGATCACCCAGGACATCGCGGCCGCCGCCCTGAAGGTCTACGAGGTGGACGCGCGCGGCCTGGACCGGCTGGACCGCGCGGTGCTCCAGGCGCTGCTCAAGCTGTTCGGCGGCGGCCCGGTCGGCCTTTCCACGCTGGCCGTCGCGGTGGGGGAGGAGCGCGAGACCGTCGAGGAGGTCGCCGAACCGTTCCTGGTCAGGGAGGGTCTGCTGGCCCGCACCCCGCGCGGCCGCGTCGCCACCCCCGCCGCCTGGGCCCACCTGGGCCTCACCCCGCCCCGGTCCACCGCCGCGGGCGGCGGCCAGCAGGACCTGTTCGGCCCCTGA
- the ruvC gene encoding crossover junction endodeoxyribonuclease RuvC, whose protein sequence is MRVLGVDPGLTRCGVGVVEGVPGRPLTMLGVGVVRTPADAELGHRLVAVEQGIEQWLDEHRPEYVAVERVFSQHNVRTVMGTAQASAVAMLCAARRGIPVALHTPSEVKAAVTGSGRADKAQVGAMVTRLLRLDAPPKPADAADALALAICHIWRAPAQNRLQLAAARHTSRTTRAPHPASKGRTA, encoded by the coding sequence GTGCGTGTACTGGGGGTGGACCCGGGGCTGACCCGCTGCGGCGTCGGCGTCGTCGAGGGCGTTCCGGGGCGGCCGCTCACCATGCTCGGCGTGGGCGTCGTCCGCACCCCCGCCGACGCCGAACTGGGCCACCGCCTCGTCGCCGTCGAACAGGGAATCGAGCAGTGGCTCGACGAGCACCGGCCCGAGTACGTGGCGGTGGAGCGCGTCTTCAGCCAGCACAACGTCCGCACGGTCATGGGCACCGCCCAGGCCAGCGCCGTCGCCATGCTGTGCGCCGCCCGCCGGGGCATCCCGGTCGCGCTGCACACCCCCAGCGAGGTCAAGGCCGCCGTCACCGGCTCGGGCCGCGCCGACAAGGCGCAGGTCGGCGCCATGGTCACCCGGCTGCTCCGGCTCGACGCCCCGCCCAAGCCCGCCGACGCGGCCGACGCGCTCGCCCTCGCCATCTGCCACATCTGGCGCGCCCCCGCCCAGAACCGGCTCCAGCTCGCCGCCGCCCGGCACACCTCCCGGACGACGCGTGCACCGCACCCCGCATCGAAAGGCCGTACGGCATGA